In Pseudomonas oryzihabitans, the DNA window CCTCAGTCCCTACGGTCGCTCCCAGGTGGCCGAGCACGTCGACTGGGGCGTCTGGCTGGCCTTCCAGGGCATTGATCTGGACGAGCGTCCGGCCGGGCGTCCGCCGCTGTTCAATGCCAACGACTACAACCTGATCATCGGCATGGTGCTGACGCACCAGGGCATCAGCCTGGGCTGGAATCACCTGGTGGCGGCGCTGCTGGAACAGGGCCAGCTGGTGCGGCCGATCCAGGAGCAGGTGGTCCTGCGCAACAGCCGCCACTACCTGTCGATCCGCGAGGAAATGGAAGACAGCGAGGCGGTGCGGCGCTTCCAGCAGTGGCTGCTTGGCCGCCTCGGCCGGGCGCCCGCCTGACCTGCGGTTATCCTTTGCCCGGCGAAAAAGTCGTTGGAGCCATCGCCCGACCCTGACTCATTGTCTGTTGCCGGCCAACCTCGGCAGCCAACAACAAGGGAGTCCGCGGATGTCGCTCTACGCCTTTTGCCAAGCCCTCACCCTCGACCAGGGACCGCGCCCTAGCCGGGCCATCCTGCAGAAGAGCCTGCTGGACATCCTCGGCACCATGGCCGTGGCGGTGTCCAATGCCACCAGTCAGACTCTCTATGGCTATGCGTGCAAGCACTATCCCGGTGGCGAATTCATGAGTCGCCTGCCTTTCGATGGCACCCCGGTGAATCTGCTGGGCGCGGGTTGGGCGGGAGGGTTCACCGCCGACAGCCTGGACGCCCACGAGGGGCACTTCACCTCCAAGGGCCATGCCGCACCGCGGTCCCGGCACTGCTGGCCCTGGCCGATGCCCTGCACGCCCAGGGCCGCCGTATCAGTGGCCGCGAGCTGCCCGAAGCCCTCTGCCTCGGCTACGAGACCGGCCCGTGCGCTGTACAGCGATCCCGAGGTCTGTCGCCAGGACCTCGAACAATTCTGGCATCGCGACTGGATCTTCGCCGGCCACACCTTCGAGATCGCCAAGCCCGGCCGGTACTTCACCCTGCAGATCGGCGACTACCCGGTGGCGGTGGTGCGCAGCAGTGACGGTCAGGTGCGGGCCTTCCATAACGCCTGTCGCCGTCGTGGTGCCAAGGTCTGCGAGGACGAGCAGGGCAAGGTTGCCAAGCGGGTCTGCCCCTATCACAGGTGGACCTACGAACCGGACGGCAGCCTGCTGTTCGCCGGCAACGTGAACGCTGATTTCGACGGGACCCTGGTCGCTGGCGACATGGTGGGCGGCGGTTCTCCCGCCAGGTGGGAACGCGGCTTTGGGCTAGGATGGGCCCGAGGCAAGGAGCGGGGCGGTAGGACGTGATCGATTCAAGAACCTTTGGCAGCGGTATCCAGGGCAAGAACTACCTGCAGTTGCAGTCGACGCGGCCACGGCCGGAGTTTTCCCGGCTGGTCGGCTTCATCCTGCTTGATCACTTTTCCCTGCCGTCCTTCACCCAGGCGCTGGATACCCTGGTCACCGCCAACCTGCTGGCCGCCGGGACCTTCGCCACCCGGACCTACAGCCCGACCGGCGCCGAGGTGCTCAGTGACCTCGGCATCGTCATCCGTCCGGACGGCGACTACCGCGCCGCGGAGAGCGCCCGCTTCGATCTGCTGGTGGTTTGTGGCGGGCTGCGAACGCCCCTGGAGCTGGATCCGCGGCTCAAGGCGCTGCTGGTGCGCGCGGCCAAGCAGCAGGTGACCCTCTGTGGCCTGTGGAACGGCGCCTGGCAACTGGGCCAGGCCGGGATGCTGGACGGCTATCGCTGCGCTATCCATCCCGAGCACCGCAGCGCCTTCAGCGAGCGTGTGCGTGGCTGCAAGACCTCGGCGGAAAGCCATGTACTGGATCGCGACCGGCTGACCGCCGCCAGCCCCAGTGGCGCCTTCCACCTGTTCCTCGAATGGATCGGTGCCCAGTGCGGGAGCGCCCTGGCCGATGGCCTGGTCAATATCCTGGCCTTCGAGGAATCGCGCTTCCGCCAGGTCAATCCCACCCTCAAGGTGCAGATGACGCCGCCGCTGCGCGAGGTGGTGACCCTGATGGAAGCCAACATCGAGGAGCCCCTGACCATCGAGCAGCTGTGCGACTACGCCGGCCGCTCGCGGCGTCAGGTCGAGCGGCTGTTCCGCGAGCAGCTCGACACCGCGCCCATGCGCTACTACCTGGAACTGCGCATCACCGAGGGCCGTCGCCTGCTGCAGCATTCCAGGCTGTCGGTACTGGAGGTGGCGGTCGCCTGCGGCTTCACCTCGGTCACGCACTTCAGCAAAAGATATTCGGCCTACTTCGGCTATCCGCCCTCCAAGGAACGGCGACTCAAGTACTAGGCACGTCGTACGGGCGGCGACAATCCTTGCGGCAAAGGACCTGAATGGTCGGGCCTCTTCGTCGCGCACGGTGAACGGCCGCGCGCGGTCAGGATCGAATCATCACCCCGGTGCAACACTGCCCGCATGATGCGTCGATGGGTGTCCGAATGACTTTCAAGCCAAGGAAATCCCATGACCGATCCCCGTAACGTCGCCCACGACAAGAAAGTGCAACAAGAGAAGAAGCATCATGGCGAGGACATCGCGCCCGATGCCGAGCACGCGCCACAACCAGGCAAGAAGCCTGCGCTCAAGGATGACGACGACCAAGCCGACGACAAGGCCTGATCCGGCGCGCGCCTCGCGATGAACGAGGCGCGTGGTGATGCTGACGGCTGTCAGCATCACGCTTTCCAGTCACAGCTTCTGCCCCGTGCCTGCCCAGGTTGGAAGCAAGGCCAGGGCCGGCATGAAGGGTCATGCCAGCTTACAAAGGCCCTGCTGATGCACCCTGAGCTGTCTTTATAGGTAGGGAAGGGTGACGCCGGATGCGGCGCGGCGATGCCGTCATCTGTCCATTGCAGGCTCCAGTCGGCCAGTGCGCTCCGCCGCATTCAAACAGAGCAACCCCGCCAGGGCGAACAGCAGGCCGAGCAGCATGCCCGGCGCCAGGGGCTCGTCGAAGCAGGCCCAGGCCCACAGCAAGGCTACCGGCGGACTGAGGTAGAGAGCGCCGCTCACTGCCTGGGGGCTGCCCTGGCGCAGGCATAGCCAGTAGAGGCCGAAGCCGAGCAGGGTAGGGATCAACAGCCAGAGTACCGCCAGCGCGAAGCCGAGGGTCAGCGGAGGTGTCAGGGGACCTTCTATCCCAGCCACTCCCAGCATTACCAGGCTGCTGGCCGCGAGCTGGATGAACAGCTGGGTCCGCAGGGCCAGGCGACTGGGGGGCAGGCGACTCTGTACCAGGGTCGCCAGGGCCAGCGCCAGGGCGCCGCCCAGTGGCAGGGCATAGGCCCAGCGCGGTGCCACGCCCAGTCCCAGTCCTGCCCCGGTGGCGAGCAACACCCCCGCCAGCCCCAGGGCCAGTCCGAGCCACTGGCGTCCATTGGTGCGCTGGCCGGGCAGCAGGCAGCAACCCAGAGCCACCAGCAGCGGCGACAGATCCGAAAGCAGCGCCGCCAGCCCAGGCGAGACGCCCAGTTCGATGGCCTTGGCCGCTGGCGCTGCCGCGCCGGCGAAGGCGAGCACTCCAATGACCGCCTGCTGACCGATGACTTTCAGCGGCAGGCGTCGCACGTCGGTCCAGGCGAAGGGCAGCAGCAGCGCGGCGGCCAGCAGCAGACGCCAGAAAGTCACCAGCAGGGTAGGGGCCTGGTCCGCGGCATAGCGATAGCCGACGAAGCCAGCGCTCCAGCACAGTACCAGGGCGAATTGACGTAGCAGGGGGGAAGAAAGGGCACGGGTCATGGCCAGGCTCCTGGGGACGGGATGCCTTGAGCCTGGGCCAGACTGGTAATACACTCAAACGACATTATCAGCATATATGATTCGATAAAGGTGCATAATGCCTGCTCCCCTCGACATCGACGTCCTGCGTACCTTCCACACCATCGTCCGGTTGGGGCAGTTCCGCGCCGCCTCGCTGCAGCTCAACCGCAGCCCCTCGGCGGTGAGCAGCCAGATTCGTCGGTTGGAGGAGCAGACCGGTGGCCGGCTGTTCGAGCGCGACAACCAGGCCGTGACCCTGACTCCGCTCGGGCGCCGCGTGCTGCTGGAGACCGCCGACCTGCTGCAGGCCCACGACCGTATCCTCGCGGGTCTCACCGGTCAGCCAGTGGTGGGCGAGGTGCGCCTGGGCGTGGCCGAAGACTATGCGGCCCGCTTGCTCAAAGCGGTGCTGCCGCGGTTGCAGGGCGAGCACCCGGGAATCGTGCTGGAGGTGCTGACCGGCAACAGCAGCCAACTCCGTCGCTGGCTCGGCCAGGGACTGCTGGACCTGGCGCTGCTGGTCGGGCCGCCCCGCAGCGACCGGGCGGACGGCCAGATGTTCGCCCACACCCAGCCGGTATGGGTCGCCGGCCCTGGGCTGCATCCGAGTCCGGATGCCAGCGTGCCGCTGGCCTTGCATGGCGAAGGCTGTAGCTATCGCGAACTGGGCATCGACCTGCTGACCGGCCAGGGCCGTCGCTGGCACGCGGTAGTGACCAGCGCCGCCTCTTCAGCGCTGGAGGCCGCGGTCGAAC includes these proteins:
- a CDS encoding GlxA family transcriptional regulator — its product is MIDSRTFGSGIQGKNYLQLQSTRPRPEFSRLVGFILLDHFSLPSFTQALDTLVTANLLAAGTFATRTYSPTGAEVLSDLGIVIRPDGDYRAAESARFDLLVVCGGLRTPLELDPRLKALLVRAAKQQVTLCGLWNGAWQLGQAGMLDGYRCAIHPEHRSAFSERVRGCKTSAESHVLDRDRLTAASPSGAFHLFLEWIGAQCGSALADGLVNILAFEESRFRQVNPTLKVQMTPPLREVVTLMEANIEEPLTIEQLCDYAGRSRRQVERLFREQLDTAPMRYYLELRITEGRRLLQHSRLSVLEVAVACGFTSVTHFSKRYSAYFGYPPSKERRLKY
- a CDS encoding DMT family transporter, translating into MTRALSSPLLRQFALVLCWSAGFVGYRYAADQAPTLLVTFWRLLLAAALLLPFAWTDVRRLPLKVIGQQAVIGVLAFAGAAAPAAKAIELGVSPGLAALLSDLSPLLVALGCCLLPGQRTNGRQWLGLALGLAGVLLATGAGLGLGVAPRWAYALPLGGALALALATLVQSRLPPSRLALRTQLFIQLAASSLVMLGVAGIEGPLTPPLTLGFALAVLWLLIPTLLGFGLYWLCLRQGSPQAVSGALYLSPPVALLWAWACFDEPLAPGMLLGLLFALAGLLCLNAAERTGRLEPAMDR
- a CDS encoding LysR family transcriptional regulator, with the translated sequence MPAPLDIDVLRTFHTIVRLGQFRAASLQLNRSPSAVSSQIRRLEEQTGGRLFERDNQAVTLTPLGRRVLLETADLLQAHDRILAGLTGQPVVGEVRLGVAEDYAARLLKAVLPRLQGEHPGIVLEVLTGNSSQLRRWLGQGLLDLALLVGPPRSDRADGQMFAHTQPVWVAGPGLHPSPDASVPLALHGEGCSYRELGIDLLTGQGRRWHAVVTSAASSALEAAVELGQAVAITDQARMTPPMRELSPEEGFPRLPVHELRLASPPGERSPACAHLAGLIAEGFRI